In the genome of Blastopirellula marina, one region contains:
- a CDS encoding MBL fold metallo-hydrolase has protein sequence MNLQIGQWRIDILSGGEFLHDGGVLYGVVPKSIWEKTQPVDEQNRVHLAMQCVLARNGTHTILVDTGHGDKLSPLDRKSHGLMPGWALREELIRVGTQLEDIDTVILSHLHWDHSGGATSKFPSGIGPTFPNATYYVNRQEWADAVSGDITVSGGYVEDDFLPLEASGKLSLVDHLQEIVPGVQVLQTGGHTRGHQAVLIRSANQGLLFPGDIAATSAHIRRMWCTSYDLDLARTRQVKAELFGYAADHSYWVVWNHDKDCPVSKVERHPKREFMVVNNTR, from the coding sequence ATGAACCTGCAAATCGGACAATGGCGGATCGACATCCTCTCCGGAGGAGAATTTCTACACGATGGCGGCGTACTTTATGGCGTCGTCCCGAAGAGCATCTGGGAGAAGACTCAACCAGTTGATGAACAGAACCGGGTACATTTGGCAATGCAGTGTGTCCTTGCCCGAAATGGCACGCACACCATCTTGGTGGATACCGGACATGGTGACAAACTCTCTCCACTCGATCGAAAGTCGCATGGCCTCATGCCGGGCTGGGCCTTACGGGAAGAGCTAATACGTGTAGGAACGCAGCTGGAAGATATCGATACGGTGATCCTTAGCCATTTGCACTGGGACCATAGTGGAGGAGCAACCAGCAAGTTTCCTAGCGGAATCGGACCGACATTCCCGAACGCTACCTACTATGTTAATCGACAGGAATGGGCCGACGCGGTTTCTGGTGATATCACCGTGTCTGGCGGGTACGTCGAAGACGACTTCCTACCCTTGGAAGCCTCTGGAAAGCTGAGTTTGGTAGATCATCTGCAAGAGATTGTGCCTGGCGTTCAAGTTCTACAGACGGGTGGCCATACACGTGGGCATCAAGCGGTATTGATTCGCTCCGCGAATCAAGGGCTTCTCTTCCCCGGCGATATCGCGGCCACGTCGGCCCACATTCGGCGAATGTGGTGTACGTCTTACGATCTCGACCTCGCTCGGACACGACAAGTTAAAGCCGAACTGTTCGGGTACGCGGCGGACCACAGCTATTGGGTCGTGTGGAACCATGACAAGGATTGTCCCGTCAGCAAGGTTGAGCGACATCCTAAGCGAGAGTTCATGGTGGTAAACAACACTCGTTAG